From a single Nakaseomyces glabratus chromosome H, complete sequence genomic region:
- the RMR1 gene encoding Rmr1p (CAGL0H07623g~Ortholog(s) have role in meiotic gene conversion, reciprocal meiotic recombination and cytoplasm, nucleus localization), giving the protein MSIEEMNGQRMIVELEESKSPSEQGQQEEAGSLNVELGGDSDGVDVRDSVLVEDADDDLLSSSGSDDRRLFVQDPRDDDYLRTIAEGLVQRKENPYVEVRYERDVYPLFDDHSSLEHDVAIENYRQCVCKDPAMLQRSFSEFMAHLRSFLESRHGRLKFASQEILLSIVPLDLVVCEDNVYNSQISLADVVNIFEILQTRSREAEEREIPKHLDMEVSTRPRFVSRYNTLVELTEGKATLSNVRPFSNDESHPLVLDDDQPVKVINSKQNTSTVDNNDSDELLEILSE; this is encoded by the coding sequence ATGTCGATTGAAGAAATGAATGGACAAAGAATGATAGTTGAACTGGAAGAGAGCAAATCACCTTCAGAACAAGgtcaacaagaagaagccGGGTCATTAAATGTTGAACTAGGGGGCGATAGTGATGGTGTTGATGTCAGGGACTCTGTACTGGTTGAAGATGCTGACGATGATTTGCTCAGCAGTAGTGGCAGCGATGACAGAAGGTTGTTCGTACAGGATCCTAGGGATGATGACTATTTGCGAACTATTGCGGAAGGTTTGGTACAACGTAAGGAGAACCCGTACGTGGAAGTACGCTATGAGAGAGATGTATATCCGTTGTTTGATGATCATAGTTCCCTTGAACATGATGTAGCGATTGAAAATTACAGGCAGTGTGTCTGTAAGGATCCAGCCATGTTACAAAGAAGTTTTTCTGAGTTCATGGCACATTTACGTTCATTTCTAGAAAGCCGACATGGAAGATTGAAGTTCGCTAGCCAAGAGATTCTATTATCGATAGTACCGCTTGACCTAGTGGTTTGTGAAGACAATGTTTACAATTCTCAGATATCGTTGGCAGATGTAGTgaatatctttgaaattctaCAGACTAGATCTAGAGAAGCCGAAGAGAGAGAGATACCAAAGCATTTAGATATGGAAGTGTCGACGCGGCCAAGGTTTGTCTCTCGCTATAACACCTTGGTTGAACTAACCGAAGGTAAAGCAACTCTAAGTAATGTTAGAccattttcaaatgatgAAAGTCACCCACTGGTGCTGGATGATGACCAACCAGTAAAAGTCATAAATTCTAAACAGAACACATCAACTGTAGACAATAATGATTCGGATGAACTGCTAGAAATATTAAGTGAATAG
- the ZIP2 gene encoding Zip2p (CAGL0H07645g~Ortholog(s) have role in positive regulation of protein sumoylation, reciprocal meiotic recombination, synaptonemal complex assembly and mitochondrion, synaptonemal complex localization) has protein sequence MCIPENMWTPPTLPLPLQSFPKENIPIDKRTQKCLLQIKKLCSTQFSLNKEYKSTFNLIDYKLQRIIQPHNLSVNPINSFWPHTVERLVVPPIYYEMLSNQQIYTLDYLQINPQYHIPIKSVQKSKQKAFQLNLLPLPRQKFRQIQLESYMPSKLESKMTSICEESLPKTVIFDYHGYFDLKQKLLTSNTLLTARLNPISTSAGCRQKLKFTTHWPSWTIEINTDISNISRLHKVLFDENFNKIELFKLASCNLKVERSTRIKKNHIATWKLDKLQLKELDWDPLKKLKAYSVQKKINCDEVHAQATFIITPLKLVLMPINSSEIHILQNNYGNIVISAKSFGNLQPKNTIESSQVSNNNTKLLKEARTTGSSMSDRSTSITSYKCSSLVPEKRSLLDSNLISIVQLKKLRTSYPQSTESHSGEMSLLRLLHSNSCKTEIQQIDTWYDTAKLNTTPKTTSFKLEGQDIKKKVSIIANEYDISTTYQITRLLRERQYSNIEEYRIKLPCHFILSFSSCLLLVEISKVFQCITAGELFLERTLSILIKHFRVVHVFIEYEPNTELYDKDIFWKAKLILNNPQVRTIFIPKFSNNLTTWMLRVTTIQGQKFQEMVKDNTLSHFNINPYQEYLIQEKLRESSPSRLIETLVFGDHVLDGILTPIHINSLKIFARENWHLT, from the coding sequence ATGTGTATACCTGAAAATATGTGGACTCCTCCAACTCTGCCTTTGCCGCTGCAGAGTTTCCCTAAAGAGAATATACCGATAGATAAAAGAACCCAAAAATGTCTGctgcaaataaaaaaactcTGTTCTACTCAGTTCAGCCTCAATAAAGAATATAAGAGCACATTTAACTTGATTGATTATAAATTGCAAAGAATAATTCAGCCACACAATTTATCTGTGAATCCCATAAATAGCTTCTGGCCCCACACTGTTGAGAGGCTAGTTGTACCCCCAATATACTATGAGATGTTATCCAATCAGCAAATATACACTCTTGATTATCTTCAAATAAACCCACAATACCATATACCCATAAAATCTGTTCAGAAGTCTAAACAAAAAGCATTTCAGTTAAATTTGCTTCCATTACCGCGGCAAAAATTTAGGCAAATACAGTTAGAAAGTTACATGCCTTCAAAACTGGAATCTAAAATGACTTCTATCTGTGAGGAATCGTTACCAAAAACAgttatatttgattatCATGGGTACTTTGATTTAAAACAGAAACTCCTAACGAGTAATACTCTTTTAACTGCTAGACTCAATCCAATTTCCACATCAGCTGGTTGTAGACAAAAATTAAAGTTCACTACTCATTGGCCAAGTTGGAcaatagaaataaataCTGACATATCAAACATTAGCAGATTACATAAGGTATTATTCGatgaaaattttaataaaattgaacTGTTTAAACTGGCTTCATGTAATCTAAAAGTTGAAAGATCAACTAGgataaagaaaaaccaCATTGCAACATGGAAACTAGACAAATTGCAATTGAAGGAGTTAGATTGGGACCCACTAAAAAAACTTAAAGCTTACAGtgtacaaaaaaaaattaactGTGATGAAGTACACGCCCAAGCAACATTCATCATTACACCCTTAAAGCTTGTGTTAATGCCAATAAACAGTTCAGAAATACACATATTACAGAATAATTATGGAAATATTGTGATATCAGCCAAAAGTTTTGGAAATTTACAACCAAAAAATACGATAGAATCTTCGCAAGTAAGTAACAATAATACTAAACTTTTAAAAGAGGCCCGCACTACGGGTAGTTCGATGTCGGATAGGAGCACTTCCATTACTTCATATAAATGTTCGTCTTTGGTACCCGAGAAGAGAAGCCTATTGGATTCAAACTTAATATCAATCGTAcagttgaagaaattaaGAACCAGTTATCCGCAGTCAACTGAATCGCATTCAGGTGAAATGAGTCTACTACGCTTGCTTCATTCTAACTCTTGCAAAACCGAGATACAACAAATTGACACATGGTATGATACTGCAAAATTAAACACAACGCCAAAAACCACATCATTTAAACTAGAAGGTCAagatataaagaaaaaagtaagCATTATCGCTAATGAATATGACATTTCAACAACATACCAAATAACAAGATTATTACGCGAACGGCAATATAGTAATATCGAAGAATACAGAATAAAATTACCATGCCATTTTATATTATCCTTCTCTTCATGTTTATTGTTGgttgaaatttcaaaagtatTTCAATGCATTACTGCAGGTGAGTTATTTTTAGAGAGAACATTATCAATTCTTATAAAACATTTTAGAGTTGTACATGTTTTTATCGAATATGAACCGAACACAGAACTGTATGATAAAGACATATTCTGGAAAGCTAAATTAATACTAAACAACCCACAGGTGAGAACAATATTCATACCGAAATTCTCAAATAATTTGACAACCTGGATGCTGAGAGTTACTACGATACAGGGACagaaatttcaagaaatggTGAAGGATAATACATTAAGTCATTTTAATATCAACCCATATCAGGAATATCTAATACAAGAAAAGTTAAGAGAATCCAGTCCGTCAAGGCTAATAGAAACCCTAGTCTTTGGTGACCATGTTTTAGATGGAATCTTAACTCCAATTCACATCAACagtttgaaaatatttgCGAGAGAAAACTGGCATTTGACATAA
- the PDE1 gene encoding 3',5'-cyclic-nucleotide phosphodiesterase PDE1 (CAGL0H07667g~Ortholog(s) have 3',5'-cyclic-AMP phosphodiesterase activity, 3',5'-cyclic-GMP phosphodiesterase activity) — protein MTFTFEVTILGGSGGPIENDCQSFLIRPYGSDVVDSICVDAGTGLGSLYNLVAQIGTSDEAKVNDYYNQNVTTRKVFNDVNVAYTNGFSSSLKKVLSEKYQNLNHWETTILLYNGIRDYYITHPHLDHIAGLIINSPLAYEISFGTSKNVYGLTSTKEALTDHIFNDTIWPSLNKLKYPKINLNALKQCRTHDIANFPWTTTPFKVNHGCGACNGEPNHSTIYCIRHNRTSEAIVVCGDLENKASIDTLDSYLQTFTNWLTNNILAENFKGILIECSSQTVPDGTPLFGHLSPPHLISLLKLLLKKYNDIDQTISELNVIVTHVKYTCGNEDPRLTVLSELRNLAKFNNLHNLNFSYASQGTTYYL, from the coding sequence ATGACCTTTACCTTTGAAGTTACCATTTTAGGTGGTAGTGGAGGACCCATTGAGAATGATTGCCAAAGTTTTTTAATTAGACCATATGGCTCAGATGTTGTTGATTCCATATGTGTCGATGCAGGAACAGGCTTAGGCTCTCTATACAATTTGGTAGCACAAATAGGTACTTCGGATGAAGCGAAAGTTAATGACTACTATAATCAAAATGTAACGACTAGAAAGGTGTTCAACGATGTAAATGTTGCATACACAAACGGTTTTTCTAGTTCGCTAAAAAAAGTTTTGAGTGAAAAGTACCAAAATTTAAATCATTGGGAAACTACTATTCTGTTGTATAATGGTATCCGGGATTATTATATTACACATCCGCATCTAGACCACATAGCCGGTCTTATCATAAATTCACCTCTTGCTTATGAAATCAGCTTTGGTACTTCAAAAAATGTGTATGGGCTAACTTCCACAAAAGAAGCTCTAACAGATCATATATTTAACGATACTATATGGCCTTCTTTGAATAAGCTAAAATATCCTAAAATAAACTTAAACGCATTGAAACAATGCAGGACTCATGATATTGCCAATTTTCCATGGACAACAACTCCATTCAAAGTAAATCATGGGTGTGGCGCTTGTAATGGAGAACCAAACCATAGCACAATTTATTGCATAAGACATAATAGGACAAGCGAAGCTATCGTAGTATGCGGTGACCTCGAAAATAAGGCCTCAATTGATACCCTTGATTCATATTTACAAACTTTTACAAATTGGTTAACTAATAATATACTTGCAGAAAACTTTAAAGGTATCTTAATAGAATGCTCTTCCCAAACTGTCCCTGATGGAACCCCATTATTTGGCCATTTGTCACCACCACACTTAATCTCTCTTTTAAAACTCCTtcttaaaaaatataatgatattgatCAAACTATTAGCGAGTTAAATGTTATTGTTACTCATGTGAAATATACTTGCGGTAACGAGGACCCCCGACTTACTGTATTATCTGAACTCAGAAACCTGGCGAAGTTCAATAATCTCCATAACTTAAATTTTAGCTATGCTTCACAGGGAACCACCTACTACCTTTAG
- the BRR6 gene encoding Brr6p (CAGL0H07689g~Ortholog(s) have role in lipid homeostasis, nuclear envelope organization and cell periphery, endoplasmic reticulum, nuclear envelope localization) codes for MPLAELDKSCDSKGTPLHGSTKKNGNARRGILNKPVYLIACMVVAIGSICLIIAFMKEIRKDVDVKLEIEMLQHLRKIDQCKYNYRINECDPGVRVRALDKLCEEWYECMTVGDALSKNSKFTKKRAALWAETLGEILNAFMNSIKIKTWGLLMISITMSILAINVSAAVIKNLTNSEQ; via the coding sequence ATGCCACTGGCAGAACTGGATAAATCATGCGATAGTAAAGGAACTCCACTTCATGGATCTACtaagaaaaatggaaacGCAAGGAGGGGTATCTTGAACAAACCAGTATACTTGATAGCATGTATGGTTGTAGCTATAGGTTCTATTTGTCTGATAATAGCATTCATGAAAGAAATTAGAAAAGATGTTGACGTTAAGCTAGAGATCGAGATGTTGCAACACTTAAGGAAGATTGATCAATGCAAATACAACTATCGGATAAATGAATGCGACCCTGGTGTACGAGTAAGGGCTCTGGATAAACTTTGCGAAGAATGGTATGAATGCATGACAGTTGGTGATGCTTTAAGCAAGAATTCTAAATTTACAAAGAAACGAGCCGCATTGTGGGCCGAAACATTAGGTGAAATACTGAATGCGTTTATGAACAGCATAAAGATTAAAACATGGGGTCTTTTAATGATCAGCATTACAATGTCTATATTGGCAATTAACGTTTCTGCTGCGGTTATAAAAAACCTCACTAACAGTGAACAATAG
- the RTF1 gene encoding RNA polymerase-associated protein (CAGL0H07711g~Ortholog(s) have RNA binding, RNA polymerase II C-terminal domain phosphoserine binding, transcription factor activity, RNA polymerase II transcription factor binding activity) has translation MSDLDEDLLALAGADEEDEEEVLTTTNKRTKGSSNSQVKKRRIEVDSEDEEDDYNPDDGYEPVDVSDKEEEEEEENPFPLEGKYKDTADRDHLESLPEMERETILFERSQVMRKYQERKLFRERGRNLKQQKIQAGEDSQKTRSSNRSTRATGHSDIKASKLSQLKKQRERKSKGRRSSDYEESDEDNYGDEDEFKDDFIEEDSDYKENDDDEEGYDPYARKSKYAQDNDEEEDEEVEWAEQLDRDAEVQDFNKIRIGRSFVAKYCFYPGFNELIQGCYGRVNVGVDKRTGNAAYRMVKIEKVFLQKPYNMGKFFTNQYFGVTQGKDRKVFQMNFFSDGPFVEQEFERYLKALDSSNIPKPSPYNIKTKFKEISEFISQPLTEKLTDEIVRNRMVLNKKLSGTNAVLEKTILKDKLRYAKENGNEHDIAKYSKQLRNFEKRMAMYEKHHENDQADIKKLEGLTSKNRKLNMNRIRNAESIKKEEDVNFDSKSDPFSRLKTRTKVYYQEIQKEENEKAKEEAAQEQLKIDEETKKEKEKQLMLAEFRRLGGLQKIIGSINVDIKLDI, from the coding sequence ATGTCTGATTTAGATGAAGATTTATTAGCATTGGCTGGTGCTGATGAAGAGGACGAGGAAGAAGTTTTAACCACCACAAATAAGAGAACTAAGGGCTCCTCCAACTCCCAAGTGAAAAAGAGACGGATTGAAGTTGATAGtgaggatgaggaagatgacTACAACCCGGACGACGGCTATGAACCGGTAGATGTAAGTGAcaaagaagaggaagaagaggaagagaaTCCATTCCCACTTGAaggaaaatataaagaCACTGCTGACCGTGATCATTTGGAATCGTTACCTGAAATGGAGCGTGAAACTATACTGTTCGAAAGATCTCAGGTTATGAGGAAGTaccaagaaagaaaactgTTCAGAGAGCGTGGCAGGAACttaaaacaacaaaaaattcaagCGGGTGAGGATTCACAAAAGACTAGATCGTCCAATAGATCAACAAGAGCCACAGGCCATTCTGATATAAAAGCTTCAAAATTATCACAACTGAAAAAACAACGAGAAAGAAAGAGCAAAGGACGTAGAAGTTCTGATTACGAAGAAAGTGATGAGGATAATTACGGCGATGAGGATGAGTTCAAGGATGattttattgaagaagatagcGATTACAAAGAAAACGATGATGACGAGGAAGGTTATGACCCATACGCTAGAAAATCCAAGTACGCGCAGGATaatgatgaggaagaagatgaggaagTTGAATGGGCTGAACAACTAGACAGAGATGCTGAGGTACAAGACTTCAATAAAATACGAATTGGTCGTTCATTTGTCGCAAAGTACTGTTTTTATCCTGGCTTTAATGAACTAATCCAAGGCTGCTATGGACGTGTCAATGTTGGTGTCGATAAAAGAACTGGTAATGCTGCATACAGGATGGTGAAAATTGAGAAAGTGTTTTTACAAAAACCTTACAATATGGGCAAATTTTTTACCAACCAATATTTTGGTGTGACTCAAGGTAAAGATAGAAAGGTATTTCAGATGAACTTCTTCAGTGATGGACCTTTTGTCGAACAAGAATTTGAGCGTTACCTAAAAGCGCTTGATAGTTCGAATATACCTAAGCCTTCTCcttataatataaaaactaaGTTTAAGGAAATTAGCGAATTCATATCACAACCTCTAACTGAGAAGCTTACCGATGAAATTGTGCGCAATAGAATGGTATTGAATAAGAAACTTTCTGGTACAAACGCTGTTTTAGAGAAGACAATACTAAAGGACAAGCTTCGCTATGCcaaagaaaatggtaaCGAGCATGACATTGCAAAATATTCTAAACAGTTaagaaactttgaaaaacGCATGGCGATGTATGAGAAACATCATGAAAATGATCAAGCTGATATTAAGAAGCTTGAAGGCCTAACTTCGAAGAACAGAAAGCTAAATATGAACAGAATAAGAAACGCAGAGAGtatcaagaaagaagaggatGTCAATTTCGATTCCAAGAGTGATCCTTTCAGTAGATTAAAGACAAGAACAAAGGTCTACTACcaagaaattcaaaaggaggaaaatgaaaaggcaaaagaagaagctgcacaagaacaattgaagaTCGATGAggaaacaaagaaagaaaaggagaAACAACTGATGTTAGCAGAGTTTAGGAGACTAGGAGGTCTACAAAAGATCATTGGCTCCATCAATGTTGATATTAAATTGGATATTTAG
- the TAD1 gene encoding tRNA-specific adenosine deaminase (CAGL0H07733g~Ortholog(s) have tRNA-specific adenosine-37 deaminase activity, role in tRNA modification and cytosol, nucleus localization), producing MSFRDDYGTKITELVLSEYEKLSAKGRPVTRSNGAKEGTIVAAVIASDTRTDKHSILTITTGVKSTPNDELARSKGKILHDCHAEILALRGFNRLLLEHIKRSMEGIESNLIHNTPNGFEWNNELELTLFISKLPCGELSMSLLEEMKCEDENSLTFEEDDNQQYITPEIKTILRGRCNFNKRNYVRTKPGRIDSKATYSKSCSDKLYIRHKTSVLNSLTSYMMPTPLYISNYVIPNINSHQIEEMNLYFNRPMDLHSSARRLYIHTSHYKFGDDLSPETPPSSMSALKILFNDNDIQEEQILNGVKNGYYTKASKPLRKNCESKVSRYSLWSLFITMHREFKDLTYLEFKRRYCAERAELIRSIKSSLSSDGWLSTAEDDCQLP from the coding sequence ATGAGTTTCAGAGATGATTATGGCACCAAAATCACAGAGCTAGTTCTGTCAGAATATGAAAAGTTGTCTGCTAAGGGTAGACCAGTTACTCGAAGTAATGGTGCTAAAGAAGGGACTATAGTTGCTGCAGTGATAGCCTCTGATACAAGAACTGATAAACATAGTATACTTACTATAACCACCGGGGTAAAATCTACTCCTAATGATGAATTAGCAAGGAGTAAAGGCAAAATTTTACATGATTGCCACGCAGAGATATTGGCCTTGCGTGGTTTCAATAGATTGCTATTGGAACATATTAAGAGAAGCATGGAAGGTATAGAATCAAACCTTATCCACAATACACCTAACGGCTTTGAGTGGAATAATGAACTTGAATTAACATTAttcatatcaaaattacCGTGTGGGGAATTGAGTATGAGCTTATTAGAGGAAATGAAATGTGAAGATGAAAACTCATTgacttttgaagaagatgataatCAGCAGTATATCACTCCAGAGATTAAAACTATTCTAAGAGGGAGATgcaatttcaataaaagaaactatGTGAGAACGAAACCGGGCCGTATAGACTCAAAAGCAACATACTCAAAGTCATGTTCTGATAAGTTATATATACGGCATAAAACTTCAGTACTGAATTCTCTTACAAGCTATATGATGCCAACTCCACTGTATATTAGTAATTATGTTATCCCTAATATTAACTCCCATCAAATAGAGGAGATGAATCTCTATTTTAATCGTCCTATGGATCTTCACTCCTCGGCAAGGCGGCTATACATACATACTTCCCACTACAAATTTGGTGATGATCTCTCCCCGGAGACCCCGCCATCATCGATGAGTGCACTTAAGATATTAtttaatgataatgatattcAAGAGGAACAAATCCTAAATGGGGTAAAGAATGGTTACTATACCAAGGCATCAAAGCCGCTCAGGAAAAATTGTGAATCGAAAGTAAGTCGATATTCCCTGTGGTCACTTTTTATAACAATGCATCGAGAGTTCAAGGATCTAACGTATCTTGAATTCAAAAGGCGATACTGTGCCGAGAGAGCAGAGCTTATCAGATCCATCAAGAGTAGTTTATCAAGTGATGGATGGCTATCAACTGCGGAAGATGATTGCCAACTACCCTAA
- the ANK1 gene encoding ankyrin repeat-containing protein ANK1 (CAGL0H07755g~Ortholog(s) have cytosol, nucleus localization), translating into MSSEGASAGEQLLDASRRNNSDLLSSIFETLGHDAEKIAELINTSKDPLGNTALHLCCKYGSWEVLDTILDQEGGIDIDPQNVDGDTPLHVTVRYCDEEPEHGLFIARNLIEVGADPRIKNINNQLPLDLVHGDDKDELIDLLQGAALAADNYDGDEGDEPELIDDDDGEED; encoded by the coding sequence ATGAGTTCAGAAGGTGCCAGTGCTGGTGAGCAACTATTGGATGCctcaagaagaaataatagTGATCTTCTGTCTAGTATATTTGAAACACTTGGGCATGATGCTGAAAAGATTGCAGAATTGATTAACACATCTAAGGATCCGTTAGGCAACACAGCATTACATTTATGTTGTAAATATGGATCCTGGGAAGTTTTGGATACGATATTGGATCAAGAAGGTGGTATCGATATTGATCCCCAGAATGTTGATGGAGATACTCCTCTTCATGTTACAGTGAGATATTGCGATGAAGAACCTGAGCATGGATTGTTCATTGCCAGGAATCTGATTGAAGTTGGTGCGGATCcaagaataaaaaacatTAACAATCAACTCCCACTAGACCTTGTGCATGGAGATGACAAGGATGAGTTGATCGACCTTCTTCAAGGCGCTGCTCTGGCTGCTGATAATTATGATGGAGATGAAGGTGATGAACCTGAACTaatagatgatgatgatggaGAGGAAGACTAG